CGCGAGGGTCGGGCAGGTGCCGAGAATCAACCTGAAAACCGGGTTTTCTTTTAATATTCCGTTGGTCAGCGTCTTCCACATCACTGCTTACCTCCGTTAAAGTGCGCAAGCACCGTATTGACCGCATCGGTGATCGCCTTTGAGGTGATCGTCGCGCCCGAAATGGCGCTGATCTGGTCATCGGATTTTGCCGTACCCCTGACAACCGAGAACTGCTTGACGTTTTTATCGGTGAATTGACCGTAAAACGCGGGGTCTTCGGCCTTTTGACCCCTGCCCGGAGTCTCGGAAGAAGCCAAAATCGAGACGCCGGCTACGACGCCGTCCGCTTTAATGCCGACCAGCAGTGTGATCGGACCGGCGTAACCCTCACTATCGATCAAATAAGCCCTTCCGAGGGCGACACCGTTGATATCCGTACAATCATAATAAGTGAATTTATTGCTGACAGTTCCGGTGTTTTTGGTTGTTCCGGGCAATAATAATTTGATGTTTTCAAGGATTTTCGTGTCTACAGCTGTATTCGATTCGGTGACCGGGACCGCAGACGAAACTTCGGATGAGACCTCAGACGCGGCCGCAGAGGTAACCGCTTGCCCACTGCCGTTAAAATGTTCTAACACGGTATTGACGGCGTCGGTGATCGCCTTTGAGGTGATCGTCGCGCCCGAAATGGCGTTGATCTGGTCGTCGGCCTTCGCGTCGCTTTTTACAACCGTGAACGAATCTGCTTTTTTATCGGCAAACTGTCCGTAAAAATCGGGGCTTTCGGCTTTTTTGCCCATCCCCGGGGTCTCGGAGGAGGAGACGATCGAAATTCCAGCGACGGTGCCGTCCGGTTTGACGCCGACCATCAGCGAGATCGGGCCGCCGTAACCTTTGGCGTCGATCAGATAAACTCTGCCGAGCGACTTTCCGTCCGAACCGGAACAATCGTAATAGGTGAACGCGTCGCACTCGGTCTCGGTGTTTTCGGTCGTGCCGGGCAGAAGCAGGGCGATGTTCTCGGTGACTTTCGCGGCATCTTCGGCAGCGATTTTTTCGGCGGTGAAATAATTGGTGACCGAGACCGCCGCGGCGACCGTGAAGCACAAAATCAACAGCACCAAAATCGGTTTCAGATAGTGTTTGTTCATGGTTTCGCCGCCTCCTTCGGGGGGCCTTTCAGACGCCTTTTGCGGTCAGTGCCGAACGGGCGCGGATAGGTCGCCATCTCGATCAACGGCGTCAATACGTTCATAATCAAAATCGAATAGGAGACGCCCTCGGGCAGATTCGACCACAGCCTTATCACGACCGTGAAAAAGCCGCAGCCGATGCCGAAAATCACTTTCGCCAAGAGATTCGTCGGGCTGGTGGCATAGTCGGTGGCCATAAAGACCGCGCCCAGAATCAGGCCTCCGGAGAGCATCTGCATCACCGGGTCCGCGCCGAATATCCGGGTGAGCAGCCCGACCGTACCGATAAAACAGAGCGGGATGACCGGCGTAATGACTTTTCGGATAAACAGATAAAGACCGCCCGCCAAAAGCAGCAGACGGCTGACTTCCCCGATGCAGCCGATCGTGTCCACATTGCCGACCAAAGCGCCTAAAATCGTCGTGCCGTCCGGGACAAGCACGGTGCCGGTCTTCATCATCGCAAGCGGCGTCGCCGAGGAGACGCCGTCATAGGCCGTCCGCCAGGCGGTCATCGCCGTCGGAAAAGAGACGAGCAAAACGATGCGCGCGGTGATCGCGGGATTCGCGAAATTCTGCCCGATACCGCCGAAGCACTGTTTGACGATGACGATGGCGGTGAAAGCGCCGATCACGGCCATCCAGACCGGGAATTTCGGCGGGAGGTTATAAGCGAGCAAAAGCCCGGTCACGACCGCTGAGAGGTCGCCGACCGAGTTTTCGCGTTTGGTGAGTTTCCTGAAAAGATATTCAAACACAACAGCCGCAGCCACCGTCGACACGATCAGCACGGCGCTGTACCACCCGAACATCACGCACCCCGCGATTCCCGCGGGCAGCAGCGCGATGATCACGTCGAGCATAATGCGCCGCGTGGACGAAGCGGTGGTCATGTGCGGCGAGGAGGTGACGATAAACCGTTTTTCCATCATCTTTTCCCTCCCTGCTTTTTGGCGTAGACCTTGCCGAGCCGCATCATCTGGGTCAGCTGCCGCCTGGCCGGGCAGATATAAGAGCAGCACCCGCACTCGACGCAGTCCATCACGCCTTTTTTCTCCAAATCCGCGGCGTCGCCGCGCAGGTAGGCCTTATATAATTCATACGGCGCGAGGTTCATCGGGCAGGTATTCGCGCAGCGGCCGCAGCGGATGCAGGGTTGCTCGGGTTCCTTTTCCCCGCCCGCTCCGGCAAAAATCAGAATCGCGTTGTTTTGTTTGAGCACCGGTTGTTCGTCGGTGTAGACGCAGATGCCCATCATCGGGCCGCCCATGATGATGCGGTTGGCGTCCGGCGCGTAGCCGCCGCAGAACTCCACGATGTCTTTGATCCGGGTTCCGATGGTCACGCGCAGGTTGCCGGGGTTTTTGACGCCGTTGCCGTCAATGGTCATCCGGCGGGCGACGAGCGGCATCCCGTCTTTGAGATATCGGCTGATAAACGCCGTGGAGGTGATGTTCATCACAACGCAGCCGACGTCGGACGGCAGTTTTCCCGCAGGGACTCTGCGTCCGGTGGTGCTGTAAATCAACATTTTTTCCGCGCCCTGGGGATATCGGGTCGGGATGGACTGCACGCGGATCCGATGTCCTTCGGTCGTGCAGGTCTTTGCGACTTTGGTCAGCTCCGCGATGGCGATGGGCTTGTCGTTTTCGATGGCGATCACGATCTCTTTGGCGTTGAAGTGTTCGGCCGTGACCATAATGCCGTTCATGATGTCCCAGGTGTTTTCGCGGCTCTCGCGGTTGTCGGAGGTTATGTAGGGCTCGCATTCGGCGCCGTTGATGATGAGCGTGTCAATGCAGTTTTGTTTGTAAAGCGCGAATTTGACGTGCGCCGGGAAACCCGCGCCGCCGAGGCCCACAAGGCCGGACGCGCGCACCGCGGTCACCAAATCCTCTTTGCCGTGGACGTGGGGAGGGGTGACGCCGCCGAAAACGCGGTGTTGGCCGTCGTTTTCGATTTCGACGGCGGCCGTTTTCGTGCCGCCCGGGAGGATGATCTCGCTGATTGCGAGGACTTTTCCGCTCACGCCCGAATGAATCGGCGCGCAGATCTGTGCGGTGCTGTCGCCGATGATCTGACCGATTTCCACGCGGTCGCCTTTTGCGACCGTGGGAATACAGGGCGCCCCGATATGCTGGAGCATGGAGACAACCACCCTCTCCGGCGCGGGCATTTCGACCGTCGCGCACTCCACGGTGTTCTTGCAGTGCGGCGGATGAACGCCTCTTTCCATGCCGAAAAGAGCGGAGATTCGTCCGTTTAGTCCCATCGACTCATCCCTTCCTTGGTTCTGCCGTAATTTTAACATAAATGAATTTTGGTGTCAACGGGAAATGGTGTCAACTTTACCCCCAAGAGTCAGTATATATAGGGAAGCGTTGTTCCCGTTGGGGAAATCAATGCTTCACGATACAAGCCGTTTAAACCGCCCGACCATTCGGAAAAGAGGATTAAATGAGCGAAAAGCGCCGCGGCGTCACCGCCGTTTTCATTTTCATCATTTGCGCCGCCTGCCTGGGCCTTCTTGCCGCGTTTCCGCGGCAGACGGCGGCCGGCATTTCGCACGGGCTGACGCTGGCGGCGGGCCTGTTCATCCCCGCGATGCTCCCGATGTATTTTCTCGTCTTTTTCATCGCCGGGACTCCCGCCGAGGCGGTGCTTCGCAAACTGCTCTCCCCGCTCTGCCGGTTTTTCCGGGTAAGTGACGGCGGCGCCATCGTGCTCGTATCGGGTTTTCTGGGCGGTTATCCGTCGGGCGCGATCGCCGCGAAAAAACAGCTCGAACGGGGCGCGTTAAGCCCGGAAGAAGCCGGACGGTTGATGATTTTCTGCATCAACCCGGGTCCGTCTTTCGTGATCGGCGCGGTCGGCGGAACTCTTTTCAACAGCGTCAAAGCGGGCTTTTTATTGATGTTTTCGGGCTGGGCGGCCTCCGCGGTGCTCGCGCTTGTCAGCCGCGTCAAAACCCTGAAAGTTTTCCCGAAGCAAAGCAAAGAGGCCTATGAACCTCTGTCGGCCGTCTTCTGCGACGCCGTCTCGGGCGCGGCGGGCGCGTCTTTGACCGCCTGCGCGGCGATCGCGCTTTCCTGCGCGGCCGTCTCCGTGCTCTCGGAGATTTTCGGCGGCGGTACGATGATTTTATCGCCGTTATTCGAAGTCACCGGCGGCGTCGGCGCACTCAGCCGAACCGGCTCGCTGCCCTTTTGCGCGGCAGCGCTCGGTTTCGGCGGCGTCTCGGTCATAATTCAGATCGTCTCGTTCAGCGCACGGTTTTTCGGTTTGAAAAAACTCTTTTTCTTCCGATTCGCCCACGCTGCGCTCTCCGCCGGTTTCGCGGCTGTGCTCACGCTGATTTTCCCGGTCGAAATACATGAAGTCACAGCCGAGACCCTTGCGGCCGTTCGGGAAAACCAAGTGCCGGCGGCGCTGCTGCTCGTGTTCTGCGGATTCGCACTCTCGCTTGCAAATTTGCTCCGAAAGCGGTATAATGAGAACGGTCTTTAAAAGCCGCGAATGAATCTGACAGCAGCTCTTTATTTTTGATGCGATAAAGGATATCGATTATGAAAAATACCGAGGATAAGAAAATCACGCCCGCCTGCGCCTATTGCACACTCGGCATCGGGAAATCCGAATGCCGCAGACGCGCCGAAACGCGGGGCAAAACCGCCTGTTTCCGCTTTAAATACGACCCTTTGCTGCGCGTTCCGAAACCGCCGCGTGTTCTTGCCGAACACTCGGAGAACGAGTTCAAGCTATAAAACATAAAATCAGCCGCCGGATTGCTCCGACGGCTTTTTGATTGCTTATGATTGATTTGCCAGTCGCTCGAACAACCGGTAATCCGCATCTTCATAGATCAGTTTATACCCGGCGTCATGCGGCAGACAGGTGTATAAAACATCGCCTTTCGGCACCAAAAGGTGCGTAAAATCATATCTGCTCAAAAAATCCTGATAATAGATCCGTCCCCTCTGGAGGTCATAATACTCCCGCATGATGTCTTTTTTGCCGTTGTTATTTTTGACAAAGACCTCCGCCCTGGGGTCAATGTAACACCTGAACCCCATATATTCGGCATAACCGCCGACGTCATAAGAAGTATATACGACAGCGGTATCGGGATCGGCATGCTCCAGAAGATAACCCACCGCGTCCGCTCCGTCGGGTTTGGAAGCGAATCGAACCGATTTCTGATATTTATCCGCGAGCCCGAAAACGAGCGCCGCGCAAACGGCAGCGATTAATAAAATTCTGATCAAAACCTGCCGTTTCGGAGAAGACGGCGTTTTTTCTTTTATTTTTGCCTCCCGTAAAAAGTAACTGAGCGGGAAAAGGCCGCAGATCGAAAAGAACAAAAATCCCCGCATCGAAGAAAGCGCGAGAAATGCCGTTCCGAGCGTCAGCAAGACATAGCGGAGTTTTGTGTTCCCTTTTTTATAAAGTATATATGTCAGTGTCACCGCCAGGAGAGTTCCGAAAATCCACTTTCCGAAACCGACATTGATGTCGGCGGGCAGCATCTCCTGCACCATATAGCTGATTTCGGGGTACCCGTAAGATTTGAACAGATAGGTCATCGCGTCAAACCCGTAAGGATTCGCGAATCCCGCCGCAAACATCAGGATTGAAACGATCAAAAACGATATTTTCGGATATCCCTGCCCCTTGATAAACAGAAAGCGGAACTTGAAAGCATCGATCCAATACGGGATTAAAATCACAAACAACATCGGCCACATCGCGGCGTGAAAATTTATTTCCAACGCCGATAAAACGGGCAGAATATACAGGTATTCCTTTTTCCCCCTGATAATATAACTCTCGAGGCAAAAAATCTCCAGTACAATCAAAAGTGTGGAAATGATATACGGCCTTGTCACCATGAACGGCGTGATCAATGCGCCGGTCAGCATCGTTATCCCGTAAGAGACAATGAAATTGTTTTCCGAGACCAGCATGCTGATTTTATAGAGGATAAAAACGATCAGGCAGTAAAAAATCATGACCAAAGCGAACAGGCCGAAGACGCCGAGCTTTGCGTACACCGTCCAAAACAGCGACGAAGTCAGCCATTGCTGCATCACAAACGAAAGGCCCTCATGAACCGTGAACGGCTCCGTGACGGGAAATCCGTTATGAAGAACGTATCTTCCGCTGTTCAATAAAAACCAGACGTCGTTGTCAAGCGCCTGACTGATCAGCAGACACGGGATAAAAATCAGGAAAAAAAGGCCTTTTTGCGCTTTTTGATTTTGATTCGATTTGATATTTTCCAAAATTCCACCGGCTTTCCCCAAGAAATCCGATTTTTCGTTCGGGATTATTATAACATTCCTTTCGGGATATTACAATAATAAGCATATGAGGCACTCTTTTACCAAATTTGTACGGAGCTTCCGCCATCGAATAAAAACGGGCATTTTGCAGATAATGATTGGGAAATGTCGCAACATGCGGCAAAAAATCTGCAAATTCGGAGGAATTTCATATATGAAGGCAACAGGAATCGTCAGGAGAATCGACGATTTGGGCCGGGTGGTCATTCCAAAGGAAATAAGGCGCACCATGCGCATCCGGGAGGGCGACCCGCTCGAAATTTTCACGAACGCCGACGGAGAGGTCATCTTTAAAAAGTATTCGCCCATCGGCGAACTGACCGAAGTTTCAAGCATCTACGCGGAGGTCATGTTCAAAAACAGCACCGACCCCGTCATCATCTGCGACCGCGACCATGTGATCGCGGCGTCGGGGGTCTCGAAAAAGGAAGTGCTGGAACGGAGGGTCTCGCCTCTGCTCGAGGAAGTGATGGAGCAGCGCAAGCCGTTTGTCGCGAAACCGGGCCTGAAACATCTGGCGGCCATCGAAGGCATTGAGCGCACCGCGTCCATCGCGATCCCGATTCTGGCGGCGGGCGACGTCTGCGGCGCGGTGATGATGATGTCGGACGAAAACAGCACCGTCCCGAAAGACAGCGACGTCAAGATGATCAACGTCGCGGCCGCGTTTTTGGGCCGCCAGCTCGAAGGGTAAATGTCGGTTTGAGTAAAACAGCGTCGTGATTTGACGCAATAAAGAATGCCACGCTATTTAGCGATTGAAATGGTATTTATCTGACTGCCCGCACAAACGCGCGGGCAGTCACAAATTTATTATAATGTAAAACATACATACAAAATTATCTTGTTTTACCTGAATGAAAAGATGTATAATTTAACCATCTTGATTTTAGAGGAGATATAAATGGAGTTTCAACATATCTGGGATAATATCTTAAAGCACGAAGGTGCAGAATTTTATACGAAAACGCATTTACCTTTTACATATAAAATAAAAGGCGGATGTGTTGTTCCTAACAGAACTAATTACCCTTTGGCAAAGATAAATTTTGAAAAAGCAGCTAAGATGCTTCCGCTGGAAGGTCCGGGGCAGATTAATAGTATGGTCATGGGTCCATCATATGTTTATTCATTGTTGACTGATAAACGCATTATTGGTTAACATCGATTAATTGTGTCCTAACCACCTTATCTTTGGATTATACATAAAAAACGCTTGCAATCCCTTTTAA
This genomic interval from Oscillospiraceae bacterium contains the following:
- a CDS encoding FMN-binding protein gives rise to the protein MNKHYLKPILVLLILCFTVAAAVSVTNYFTAEKIAAEDAAKVTENIALLLPGTTENTETECDAFTYYDCSGSDGKSLGRVYLIDAKGYGGPISLMVGVKPDGTVAGISIVSSSETPGMGKKAESPDFYGQFADKKADSFTVVKSDAKADDQINAISGATITSKAITDAVNTVLEHFNGSGQAVTSAAASEVSSEVSSAVPVTESNTAVDTKILENIKLLLPGTTKNTGTVSNKFTYYDCTDINGVALGRAYLIDSEGYAGPITLLVGIKADGVVAGVSILASSETPGRGQKAEDPAFYGQFTDKNVKQFSVVRGTAKSDDQISAISGATITSKAITDAVNTVLAHFNGGKQ
- a CDS encoding RnfABCDGE type electron transport complex subunit D translates to MMEKRFIVTSSPHMTTASSTRRIMLDVIIALLPAGIAGCVMFGWYSAVLIVSTVAAAVVFEYLFRKLTKRENSVGDLSAVVTGLLLAYNLPPKFPVWMAVIGAFTAIVIVKQCFGGIGQNFANPAITARIVLLVSFPTAMTAWRTAYDGVSSATPLAMMKTGTVLVPDGTTILGALVGNVDTIGCIGEVSRLLLLAGGLYLFIRKVITPVIPLCFIGTVGLLTRIFGADPVMQMLSGGLILGAVFMATDYATSPTNLLAKVIFGIGCGFFTVVIRLWSNLPEGVSYSILIMNVLTPLIEMATYPRPFGTDRKRRLKGPPKEAAKP
- the rsxC gene encoding electron transport complex subunit RsxC, with the protein product MGLNGRISALFGMERGVHPPHCKNTVECATVEMPAPERVVVSMLQHIGAPCIPTVAKGDRVEIGQIIGDSTAQICAPIHSGVSGKVLAISEIILPGGTKTAAVEIENDGQHRVFGGVTPPHVHGKEDLVTAVRASGLVGLGGAGFPAHVKFALYKQNCIDTLIINGAECEPYITSDNRESRENTWDIMNGIMVTAEHFNAKEIVIAIENDKPIAIAELTKVAKTCTTEGHRIRVQSIPTRYPQGAEKMLIYSTTGRRVPAGKLPSDVGCVVMNITSTAFISRYLKDGMPLVARRMTIDGNGVKNPGNLRVTIGTRIKDIVEFCGGYAPDANRIIMGGPMMGICVYTDEQPVLKQNNAILIFAGAGGEKEPEQPCIRCGRCANTCPMNLAPYELYKAYLRGDAADLEKKGVMDCVECGCCSYICPARRQLTQMMRLGKVYAKKQGGKR
- a CDS encoding stage V sporulation T C-terminal domain-containing protein; the protein is MKATGIVRRIDDLGRVVIPKEIRRTMRIREGDPLEIFTNADGEVIFKKYSPIGELTEVSSIYAEVMFKNSTDPVIICDRDHVIAASGVSKKEVLERRVSPLLEEVMEQRKPFVAKPGLKHLAAIEGIERTASIAIPILAAGDVCGAVMMMSDENSTVPKDSDVKMINVAAAFLGRQLEG